From Nicotiana tabacum cultivar K326 chromosome 20, ASM71507v2, whole genome shotgun sequence, one genomic window encodes:
- the LOC107820377 gene encoding abscisic acid receptor PYL3-like, which translates to MEEEYIRRHHRHVVKDDQCSSSLVKRIRAPVNLVWSLVRRFDQPQRYKPFVSRCVVQGDLAIGSVREVNVRSGLPATTSKERLELLDDEEHIFGVKIVGGDHRLRNYSSIITVHPEVIDGRPGTIVIESFVVDVPDGNTKDETCFFVEALIRCNLKSLADVSERLAVQGHTEPIDRM; encoded by the exons ATGGAGGAAGAGTATATTAGGAGACACCATAGACATGTGGTCAAGGACGATCAGTGTAGCTCTTCACTTGTCAAGCGCATCAGAGCTCCTGTTAATCTT GTATGGTCATTGGTGAGAAGGTTTGATCAACCACAAAGGTACAAACCATTCGTCAGCAGGTGCGTCGTGCAAGGGGACCTTGCAATAGGGAGTGTGAGAGAAGTAAATGTTAGGTCGGGTCTTCCGGCCACCACCAGCAAGGAGAGGTTAGAGCTTCTAGATGACGAGGAGCACATCTTTGGCGTGAAGATTGTTGGTGGAGATCACAGGTTAAGG AACTACTCATCGATTATCACTGTTCATCCTGAGGTCATTGATGGGAGACCTGGAACAAttgtaatagagtcatttgtgGTAGATGTACCAGATGGAAATACGAAGGATGAAACATGCTTCTTTGTGGAGGCCCTAATCCGGTGTAACCTCAAATCGCTAGCTGATGTGTCAGAGCGTTTGGCAGTGCAGGGCCATACCGAGCCTATTGATAGAATGTAG
- the LOC107808253 gene encoding vignain-like, with the protein MALTFNWKLAFAALLVLGMQASRASSRGFYEGSMVQKHEQWMDRFRRVYKDDAEKEKRLKIFKENAEYIDSVNKAGIRPYKLGINEFADLTNEEFRATHNGYKMRSHQKSSETTSFKYENVTAPTSIDWRKKGAVTGVKDQGQCGCCWAFSAVAATEGINKIKKGKLISLSEQELVDCDTSWNMGCQGGLMDYAFKFIIKNHGLTTESNYPYEGIDGTCKTGKKSNHAAKIAGYEDVPVNSESALLKAVAHQPVSVAIDASGPDFQFYSSGVFTGECGTELDHGVTAIGYGKTSDGTDYWLVKNSWGTSWGEKGYIRMRRNIDAEEGLCGIAMEASYPTA; encoded by the exons ATGGCTTTGACATTCAATTGGAAACTTGCTTTTGCAGCTCTACTAGTATTGGGAATGCAGGCTTCTCGAGCCTCATCTCGCGGCTTCTATGAAGGCTCAATGGTCCAGAAACACGAGCAGTGGATGGATCGTTTTAGGCGTGTGTACAAAGATGATGCAGAGAAGGAAAAAAGACTCAAAATATTCAAGGAAAATGCTGAGTACATTGATTCCGTCAACAAGGCAGGGATCCGGCCTTATAAACTTGGCATTAATGAATTCGCCGATTTGACAAATGAGGAATTCCGAGCCACTCATAATGGGTATAAAATGCGTTCTCACCAGAAATCGTCTGAAACCACATCATTCAAGTACGAAAATGTGACTGCACCAACTTCCATAGATTGGAGAAAGAAGGGTGCTGTTACTGGAGTTAAGGATCAAGGGCAATGTG GATGTTGCTGGGCATTTTCTGCTGTTGCTGCCACAGAAGGAATCAACAAGATCAAGAAAGGTAAGCTGATTTCCTTATCTGAGCAGGAACTTGTGGATTGCGACACGAGTTGGAATATGGGTTGTCAAGGAGGCCTCATGGATTATGCATTCAAGTTTATCATCAAGAACCATGGGCTTACGACTGAATCCAATTACCCATATGAGGGAATCGATGGCACCTGCAAAACGGGAAAGAAATCCAATCATGCTGCCAAGATTGCTGGTTACGAAGATGTCCCGGTCAATAGCGAGTCTGCTCTATTGAAAGCTGTAGCTCATCAACCTGTATCTGTTGCAATTGATGCTAGTGGACCAGATTTTCAATTCTATTCTAGCGGTGTTTTTACTGGAGAATGTGGAACTGAGTTAGATCATGGTGTCACTGCAATTGGATATGGTAAAACTAGTGATGGTACAGATTATTGGTTAGTAAAGAACTCGTGGGGAACTAGTTGGGGCGAGAAAGGTTATATTAGAATGCGAAGAAACATTGATGCTGAGGAAGGACTTTGTGGAATTGCTATGGAAGCTTCTTATCCAACTGCTTAA